The following proteins are co-located in the Roseovarius arcticus genome:
- a CDS encoding DNA translocase FtsK, whose product MAYQTRGRDPLLDSNMAQAIEKRGKELLGLGLLGMAVLATMLFASYSPEDPSWLSAVDTPVQNWLGQTGATIAATLFMVVGWGGWGLAIVLAAWGIRFVLHRGQERAMARVIFAPIWIAVLSLYAASLTPGAEWYASHSFGLGGIFGDTVLGAVLGVLPIGAAAGLKVLSLILGLLMLALGAFVTGFELSEIKRGLRYTALGVIMAYSALVGLASRGASGAAMAANAARTSAAARRNAPAASAMAADGPPVSRSAHAKVYDEASAPPLHAPARGARPVEAVPEKPMEKQGGLLARMPSLMRKPEPMPLPELVEPQSIAGDRPMPGEDRIKEKIADIIKSRVRSGPAAPVQLAAAAAAARAGRRGPIPLVLDTARGVPLPPEPPLTSAGLTLPPEPRLSAASRMPALEAMQQPEITQNAAVQQRREITPRAPAPEPTDIAEHEDEDEAIILDETAPSPQQPIYRTHTPEAKRVVQHPVRKVPAPSARAVAEAQPGLQFEERASVQYELPPLSLLSSPENITRHHLSDEALEENARMLEVVLDDYGVKGEIVSVRPGPVVTMYELEPAAGLKASRVIGLADDIARSMSALSARVSTVPGRSVIGIELPNDNREMVSLREILSSRDFGDGNQKLPLALGKDIAGDPMVANLAKMPHLLIAGTTGSGKSVAINTMILSLLYKLTPEDCRMIMIDPKMLELSVYDGIPHLLSPVVTDPKKAVVALKWTVAEMEERYRKMSKMGVRNIDGYNSRVADALGKNEMFSRTVQTGFDDATGEPVFETEKFAPEKMPYIVVIVDEMADLMMVAGKEIEACIQRLAQMARASGIHIIMATQRPSVDVITGTIKANFPTRISFQVTSKIDSRTILGEMGAEQLLGMGDMLYMAGGAKIIRCHGPFVSDEEVEEVVNHLKAQGPPVYVGSVLEGPDEDQASNIDAVLGLTNGSEGEDALYDQAVQIAITDRKCSTSYIQRKLAIGYNKAARLVEQMEDQGVVSAANHVGKREILVPER is encoded by the coding sequence ATGGCATATCAGACACGCGGGCGCGATCCTTTGCTGGACAGTAACATGGCGCAAGCCATCGAAAAACGCGGCAAGGAACTGCTTGGCCTTGGCCTGCTGGGGATGGCTGTTCTGGCCACGATGCTCTTTGCCTCCTACAGCCCCGAGGATCCCAGCTGGCTCTCGGCGGTTGATACGCCGGTGCAAAATTGGCTGGGCCAGACGGGCGCCACCATCGCTGCGACCCTTTTTATGGTTGTTGGCTGGGGCGGCTGGGGTCTGGCCATCGTGCTGGCGGCGTGGGGCATTCGTTTTGTTCTGCATCGCGGGCAGGAACGGGCGATGGCGCGCGTCATCTTTGCCCCGATTTGGATCGCTGTGCTGTCGCTTTATGCTGCGTCTCTGACGCCGGGCGCAGAATGGTATGCCAGCCACAGCTTTGGTCTGGGCGGTATTTTCGGCGACACGGTTCTGGGCGCGGTACTGGGCGTTCTGCCTATCGGTGCGGCGGCGGGGCTAAAGGTGCTGTCTCTGATACTGGGCCTCTTGATGCTAGCGCTTGGCGCGTTTGTCACTGGATTTGAGCTAAGCGAGATCAAGCGCGGTCTGCGCTACACGGCGCTGGGTGTGATTATGGCCTATTCTGCGCTGGTTGGCCTTGCTTCGCGCGGGGCCTCGGGCGCTGCGATGGCTGCCAATGCAGCGCGCACCAGTGCCGCCGCGCGCCGCAATGCGCCTGCTGCCTCTGCGATGGCCGCGGATGGGCCGCCTGTTAGCCGTAGCGCCCATGCCAAGGTCTATGACGAGGCATCAGCGCCCCCACTGCACGCCCCTGCGCGGGGCGCCCGCCCGGTTGAGGCAGTTCCAGAAAAGCCGATGGAAAAGCAAGGCGGCCTTTTGGCCCGGATGCCATCGCTGATGCGCAAGCCCGAGCCTATGCCGCTGCCCGAACTGGTTGAACCGCAGTCGATCGCGGGCGACCGCCCAATGCCCGGCGAGGACCGCATCAAGGAAAAGATCGCTGATATCATCAAGTCGCGCGTCCGTTCCGGGCCTGCCGCGCCTGTACAGTTGGCCGCAGCCGCCGCTGCCGCACGCGCAGGGCGGCGCGGGCCGATTCCGCTGGTGCTTGACACCGCGCGCGGTGTGCCGCTGCCGCCCGAACCGCCGCTGACGTCAGCAGGCCTGACACTGCCGCCCGAGCCGCGTCTGAGCGCAGCATCGCGCATGCCCGCTCTGGAGGCTATGCAGCAACCCGAGATCACGCAGAACGCGGCTGTGCAGCAACGCCGGGAGATCACTCCGCGCGCCCCTGCCCCCGAGCCGACAGATATAGCCGAGCATGAGGACGAGGACGAAGCGATCATACTCGACGAGACCGCACCGTCCCCCCAGCAGCCAATTTATCGCACGCACACCCCCGAGGCCAAAAGGGTCGTGCAGCATCCCGTTCGCAAGGTGCCCGCGCCCTCGGCCCGTGCCGTGGCAGAGGCTCAACCGGGACTTCAATTCGAGGAGAGGGCCAGCGTGCAGTACGAGCTGCCACCCCTCAGCCTGCTGTCCAGCCCAGAAAACATCACACGCCATCACCTCAGCGACGAGGCGCTGGAGGAAAACGCGAGGATGCTGGAGGTCGTGCTGGACGACTACGGCGTCAAAGGCGAGATCGTATCAGTCCGCCCCGGCCCCGTTGTGACAATGTACGAGTTGGAGCCGGCCGCCGGCCTCAAGGCGTCTCGCGTGATCGGCCTTGCCGACGATATCGCGCGTTCAATGTCGGCGCTATCCGCGCGCGTCAGCACCGTGCCGGGCCGTAGCGTCATCGGTATCGAACTGCCCAATGACAACCGCGAGATGGTGTCGCTGCGCGAGATCCTGTCGAGCCGCGATTTTGGCGACGGCAACCAAAAGCTGCCTCTGGCGCTGGGCAAGGATATCGCCGGCGATCCTATGGTCGCGAACCTTGCCAAGATGCCCCACCTGCTGATTGCCGGTACGACCGGATCGGGCAAATCGGTGGCGATCAATACCATGATCCTGTCACTGCTCTACAAGCTGACACCCGAAGACTGCCGGATGATCATGATCGACCCCAAGATGCTGGAACTCAGCGTTTATGACGGCATCCCGCACCTTCTGAGCCCCGTTGTCACGGACCCCAAAAAGGCGGTTGTCGCCCTGAAATGGACCGTCGCCGAGATGGAAGAGCGCTATCGCAAGATGTCCAAGATGGGCGTGCGCAACATCGACGGCTATAACTCCCGCGTGGCCGACGCGCTGGGCAAGAACGAGATGTTCAGCCGCACGGTGCAAACCGGATTTGATGATGCCACTGGTGAGCCGGTGTTCGAGACTGAGAAATTTGCGCCTGAAAAGATGCCCTACATCGTCGTCATCGTCGACGAGATGGCGGACCTGATGATGGTTGCCGGCAAAGAGATCGAGGCCTGCATTCAGCGCCTTGCGCAGATGGCGCGCGCTTCGGGCATCCACATCATCATGGCCACGCAGCGCCCCTCGGTTGATGTTATCACTGGCACGATCAAGGCGAACTTTCCGACGCGCATCAGCTTTCAGGTGACGTCGAAAATCGACAGCCGCACCATCTTGGGCGAAATGGGGGCCGAGCAGCTCTTGGGCATGGGCGACATGCTTTACATGGCTGGCGGCGCGAAAATCATCCGCTGCCACGGGCCGTTCGTCAGCGATGAGGAGGTCGAAGAGGTCGTCAACCACCTCAAGGCGCAAGGTCCCCCCGTCTATGTCGGCAGCGTGCTGGAAGGCCCCGACGAGGACCAAGCCAGCAACATCGACGCCGTTCTTGGTCTGACGAACGGATCAGAAGGCGAGGATGCGCTATACGATCAGGCTGTGCAGATCGCGATCACAGACCGCAAGTGCAGCACGTCCTATATCCAGCGCAAGCTGGCCATCGGCTATAACAAGGCCGCGCGGCTGGTCGAGCAGATGGAGGATCAGGGCGTAGTATCGGCCGCCAATCACGTGGGTAAGCGCGAGATTCTGGTGCCAGAGCGTTAG
- a CDS encoding LolA family protein: protein MRPFTAIAAAALSIAIAMPAAAEKLPLTELSRYLNSFQTATGAFTQINDDGTISEGQLLIKRPGRVRFEYKPPEQMLVVSNGDTVGIIDGKSNDGPQGYPLNRTPLSIILARNVDLTRARMVTGHSSDGKTTTVRAQDPANPEYGSIDLVFTSNPTELRQWVINDGGGSRTTVILGDLKKGVSLSNDRFVIPGIGTGGGKANR from the coding sequence ATGAGACCATTCACCGCCATCGCCGCCGCGGCGCTGAGCATTGCGATCGCAATGCCCGCCGCCGCCGAAAAACTGCCTCTCACAGAGCTGTCGCGCTATCTAAACAGCTTCCAAACCGCCACTGGCGCGTTCACGCAGATTAACGATGACGGCACCATCAGCGAGGGCCAGCTATTGATCAAGCGGCCAGGCCGTGTGCGGTTTGAATACAAGCCGCCAGAGCAGATGCTGGTCGTCTCAAACGGCGATACGGTGGGCATAATTGATGGCAAATCGAATGACGGCCCGCAAGGTTATCCGCTGAACCGTACGCCGCTGTCGATCATCCTTGCGCGCAATGTGGACCTGACACGCGCCCGAATGGTTACCGGCCATTCCAGCGACGGCAAGACGACGACGGTGCGCGCGCAGGACCCTGCCAACCCCGAATATGGCAGCATCGATCTGGTGTTCACCTCGAACCCGACCGAGTTGCGTCAATGGGTCATCAACGACGGCGGCGGCAGCCGAACGACGGTAATTCTGGGCGATCTGAAAAAGGGCGTGAGCCTCAGCAACGACAGGTTTGTCATTCCGGGCATCGGCACGGGCGGTGGCAAGGCTAACCGCTAA
- a CDS encoding lytic transglycosylase codes for MSRQLRAVLLLVLVAACGRGGGYGDSPNQMEDACAILRERPEYRRAFRAAERRWGVPTHVQMATIYQESKFVSDARTPYRYTLGIIPMGRQSSAFGYSQALDGTWDEYVSEAGSRRARRDNIHDATDFMGWYMSKSRDALNIPMYDARNHYLAYHEGRTGYSRGTYNSKAWLVRVAGTVESRAANYQAQLRRCN; via the coding sequence ATGAGCAGACAGCTTCGCGCGGTCCTACTACTGGTGTTGGTCGCAGCCTGCGGGCGCGGCGGCGGTTATGGGGATTCCCCCAACCAGATGGAGGATGCCTGCGCCATCTTGCGGGAACGTCCCGAATACAGACGCGCCTTCCGCGCCGCCGAGCGGCGCTGGGGCGTACCTACCCATGTCCAAATGGCAACTATCTATCAAGAGAGTAAGTTCGTCTCGGACGCGCGCACTCCTTACCGCTATACGCTGGGCATAATCCCGATGGGACGGCAAAGTTCCGCCTTTGGGTACAGCCAGGCACTGGACGGCACATGGGACGAATATGTCTCAGAGGCCGGATCGCGGCGTGCGCGGCGCGATAATATCCACGATGCAACCGACTTCATGGGTTGGTACATGTCCAAATCCCGCGATGCGTTGAACATTCCGATGTATGATGCTCGCAACCACTACCTTGCCTATCATGAGGGCCGCACCGGGTATTCCCGCGGCACCTATAATAGCAAGGCATGGCTCGTGCGTGTCGCTGGTACGGTCGAATCGCGCGCCGCAAACTATCAGGCACAGCTACGGCGCTGTAATTGA
- the hspQ gene encoding heat shock protein HspQ: MLKTRAKYHLGQVVRHKKHPFRGVVFDVDAEFANTEEWYSSIPEESRPVKDQPFYHLLAENDQSYYVAYVSEQNLIADYSGEPVEHPDIDDLFGPFEDGQYPLHFQMN, translated from the coding sequence ATGCTAAAAACACGCGCAAAATATCATTTGGGGCAAGTCGTGCGCCACAAGAAGCACCCGTTTCGAGGTGTTGTCTTTGACGTGGACGCAGAGTTTGCCAATACCGAAGAGTGGTATTCCTCAATCCCAGAGGAAAGTCGCCCGGTCAAAGACCAGCCGTTCTATCATCTCTTGGCCGAAAACGATCAAAGCTACTATGTCGCCTATGTCAGCGAGCAAAATTTGATCGCAGATTATTCGGGCGAGCCGGTCGAGCATCCTGATATCGACGACCTGTTTGGCCCCTTCGAGGACGGGCAGTATCCGCTGCATTTCCAGATGAATTGA
- a CDS encoding gamma-glutamyltransferase family protein, with amino-acid sequence MRDFHLPGRSPVLAANGMCATSHPLASKTAIDILERGGNAMDAAIAGAVLLGLCEPQMAGIGGDCFVLFSGPGDAGVQAFNGSGRAPAGATAQALRDRGLTAVPLYTADAVTIPGAIDAFCRLSEDHGKLGLDALLAPAIRYADEGVPVAPRVARDWVYCADVLKDHARTHYLPGGAPAQIGALFRAPGQAEVLRRVAKNGPQAFYEGEIASDMVAALTDVGGTHAAADFAGHRGDPATPISGTYKGRELVEHPPNGQGATAILMLNMLAQFDIAAMDPFGAARAHLEAEATKLAYDTRSRIIADPDHTARTEFMLSEDTAKTLAAMIDPKRALGAAAPLTEAMHRDTVYITVVDKDRIAVSLIYSIFHGFGSGIASEKFGILMQNRGSGFTLKEGHPNELAGGKRPFHTIIPGMLRKNGRTVMPFGVMGGGYQPCGHARIVSNLADYGMDPQTAIDAPRAFADGKELRVERGYSDAVRAELSDLGHKVVIPDEAIGGAQAIEIREDGVLEGASDPRKDGCALGY; translated from the coding sequence ATGCGCGACTTTCACCTTCCCGGCCGGTCGCCGGTGCTGGCGGCGAACGGCATGTGCGCCACGTCCCATCCGCTGGCGTCCAAGACGGCTATCGACATTCTTGAACGTGGCGGAAACGCCATGGATGCGGCCATCGCGGGTGCCGTCCTCTTGGGTCTTTGCGAGCCGCAAATGGCGGGCATCGGTGGCGATTGCTTTGTCCTCTTCTCCGGTCCGGGCGACGCGGGGGTGCAGGCATTCAATGGCTCGGGCCGGGCGCCTGCGGGTGCAACCGCACAAGCGCTGCGCGACCGTGGACTGACTGCTGTGCCCCTCTACACCGCAGACGCGGTAACTATTCCGGGTGCGATTGATGCGTTCTGCCGACTTAGCGAAGATCACGGCAAGCTCGGGCTCGATGCACTTTTGGCCCCCGCGATCCGGTATGCGGATGAGGGTGTGCCCGTCGCGCCGCGCGTTGCGCGGGACTGGGTGTACTGCGCCGACGTGCTGAAGGATCACGCGCGCACACATTACCTGCCCGGCGGCGCACCGGCCCAGATTGGCGCGCTATTCCGCGCGCCCGGCCAGGCCGAAGTGCTGCGCCGCGTGGCGAAAAATGGTCCGCAAGCATTCTATGAGGGCGAGATCGCAAGCGACATGGTGGCCGCACTCACGGACGTCGGCGGCACGCACGCGGCTGCCGATTTCGCAGGGCATCGCGGCGATCCCGCCACGCCAATCAGCGGGACCTATAAGGGCCGCGAACTGGTTGAGCATCCGCCGAACGGCCAAGGTGCGACGGCGATCTTGATGCTCAACATGCTGGCGCAATTCGATATCGCCGCGATGGACCCCTTCGGCGCCGCCCGCGCCCATCTGGAGGCCGAAGCGACCAAGCTGGCATACGATACGCGAAGCCGCATCATCGCTGATCCCGATCACACAGCGCGCACCGAATTCATGCTGAGCGAGGACACCGCGAAGACCCTTGCCGCGATGATCGATCCCAAACGCGCGCTTGGCGCCGCCGCGCCGCTGACGGAGGCGATGCACCGCGATACCGTCTATATCACGGTCGTCGACAAGGACCGGATAGCGGTGTCGCTGATCTATTCGATCTTTCACGGCTTCGGTTCGGGCATCGCATCGGAGAAGTTCGGCATCTTGATGCAGAACCGCGGTTCGGGATTCACCCTCAAAGAGGGTCATCCGAATGAATTGGCTGGCGGCAAGCGGCCGTTTCACACCATCATCCCCGGTATGCTGCGTAAGAATGGCCGCACAGTCATGCCGTTTGGTGTCATGGGCGGCGGATACCAGCCATGCGGTCATGCGCGCATTGTATCCAACTTGGCGGATTATGGGATGGACCCGCAGACCGCAATCGACGCCCCCCGCGCCTTTGCCGACGGCAAGGAGTTGCGGGTCGAGCGTGGCTATAGCGATGCCGTACGCGCCGAGCTATCGGATCTGGGCCACAAAGTGGTCATCCCCGATGAGGCAATCGGCGGCGCGCAAGCGATCGAAATTCGAGAGGATGGCGTACTGGAGGGGGCGTCTGACCCGCGCAAGGATGGCTGCGCATTGGGATACTAG
- a CDS encoding ATP-binding protein, translating into MTAAQSQPTKVFDLIASANEIRAGLSEIRMHLRAAGLSHCECGTTEIVLAEAFNNIAEHAYANSGVGNINVAITLDDGSALIEVTDTGAPLPGLSAPAGKPPRLDGPSRDLPEGGYGWFLIRQLTAALTYDRHDGRNILRLRMSLPCTQQPAALGLSARSN; encoded by the coding sequence ATGACTGCCGCGCAGAGCCAGCCTACAAAGGTGTTCGACCTCATTGCGTCTGCGAACGAGATACGCGCCGGGCTGTCAGAGATACGGATGCATCTGCGCGCCGCAGGACTATCCCACTGCGAATGTGGCACTACCGAAATCGTCCTTGCCGAAGCATTCAACAACATCGCCGAACACGCTTACGCGAATAGCGGCGTGGGCAATATCAACGTCGCCATAACACTGGATGATGGCAGCGCTCTGATTGAAGTCACGGATACCGGCGCGCCCCTGCCGGGGTTGTCCGCGCCCGCAGGCAAACCGCCAAGATTGGACGGGCCCAGCCGCGACCTGCCCGAGGGTGGCTATGGCTGGTTTCTGATCCGCCAGCTGACGGCAGCGCTGACCTATGATCGTCATGACGGGCGAAACATTCTGCGACTGCGCATGAGTTTACCGTGCACACAGCAACCCGCAGCACTCGGCCTAAGCGCGCGGTCGAACTGA
- a CDS encoding STAS domain-containing protein, protein MDLSSSQYGAYQLITVNAARIDAAAAIAFKDALRAATSDGTGDVLLDLRQVMFIDSSGLGAIVAALKLVGPDRRLELACLTPDVEKVFRLTRMNSIFRLHTDLNDTALGQTG, encoded by the coding sequence ATGGACCTTTCCAGCAGCCAATATGGCGCCTACCAGCTTATCACTGTTAACGCCGCACGGATCGACGCCGCCGCCGCCATCGCCTTTAAGGACGCGTTGCGAGCAGCCACATCTGATGGCACGGGCGATGTCCTGCTGGACCTTCGGCAGGTAATGTTCATCGACTCCAGCGGCCTTGGTGCCATCGTTGCCGCGCTCAAGCTGGTTGGCCCGGACCGGCGGCTAGAGCTGGCATGCTTGACGCCTGATGTGGAAAAAGTGTTTCGGCTGACGCGCATGAATTCAATATTTCGCCTTCATACCGATCTGAACGATACTGCCCTTGGACAAACTGGATGA
- a CDS encoding GAF domain-containing protein, whose protein sequence is MRINYDELAKTLAALTHGEEDTIALMATMVCELHHADDRFDWTGFYRVTQPETLRIGPYQGGHGCLFIPFSRGVCGVAARTGEVQLVDDVDAFSGHIACASSTKSEIVLPVRDAGGVLIGVLDIDSDRVAAFDRADADGLTRLLRQTFGG, encoded by the coding sequence ATGCGGATCAACTATGACGAACTGGCCAAAACCCTTGCCGCGCTGACGCACGGCGAGGAGGACACAATCGCACTGATGGCGACCATGGTGTGCGAGCTGCACCATGCTGATGACCGGTTTGACTGGACCGGTTTTTACCGTGTCACTCAGCCTGAAACGTTGCGAATCGGCCCCTATCAGGGCGGCCATGGCTGCCTATTCATCCCATTTTCACGCGGGGTGTGCGGCGTGGCGGCCCGTACCGGCGAGGTGCAGCTGGTCGATGATGTCGACGCGTTTTCGGGCCATATTGCGTGTGCGAGCAGCACAAAATCCGAAATTGTGTTGCCTGTACGCGATGCCGGTGGCGTGCTGATCGGCGTGCTGGATATCGACAGCGACCGGGTTGCGGCCTTTGACCGTGCTGATGCGGACGGGCTGACGCGGCTCTTGCGGCAGACATTCGGGGGCTGA
- a CDS encoding helix-turn-helix domain-containing protein translates to MLHTDISARRTIGADLRALRKSRGVTLAGLAERLGRSVGWLSQVERDLSQPSADDLRTFAAALDVPLSLLMVDVGVPEGEAGYIVRRTARRPIGKDMPGLTEELLSPDLTDDFEMVHSTFAPHSRAPEFMMRPTQEVGYIVSGQLDLTIAGHEFTVTSGDSFRIRGDAFEWRNPYDLPATAIWVIAPPVY, encoded by the coding sequence TTGCTTCATACCGATATCTCTGCGCGCCGAACCATCGGCGCCGATCTGCGCGCCCTTCGCAAGTCGCGCGGTGTCACGCTGGCAGGCTTGGCAGAGCGGTTGGGCCGTTCTGTCGGCTGGTTAAGCCAGGTGGAGCGGGACCTATCGCAACCGAGTGCCGACGATCTGCGTACATTTGCGGCCGCGCTGGACGTCCCGTTATCGCTGTTGATGGTCGATGTGGGCGTCCCTGAGGGTGAGGCCGGTTATATTGTGCGTCGCACCGCGCGCCGCCCTATAGGCAAGGATATGCCCGGCCTGACCGAAGAGTTGCTGTCGCCCGACCTGACCGACGATTTTGAGATGGTCCATTCCACCTTTGCGCCGCACAGCCGCGCACCAGAATTCATGATGCGGCCTACCCAAGAGGTGGGATACATCGTGTCGGGCCAGTTGGACCTGACCATCGCAGGCCACGAGTTTACCGTGACGAGTGGTGACAGTTTCCGCATCCGGGGCGACGCATTTGAATGGCGCAATCCCTATGACCTTCCTGCGACAGCGATCTGGGTGATCGCGCCGCCGGTCTATTGA
- a CDS encoding LysE family translocator produces the protein MSWEAWIIFALFWAVFVTTPGPNAVNCITTGMNLGFRRALPGVAAILTQAALFLALSALGITALIAASPQVFEVAKLIGAGVLIWLGIRTWRQASRPVSAGAVSGGSVYGRAFLIATINPKSVAGYLAAFSQFVQPDVPLGQQMWVIVPTALTLTALSYSGYTALGVGLGRSALGAVASRPLRRALALCFIVYGVLLGSSTLPGRA, from the coding sequence ATGAGCTGGGAAGCTTGGATCATATTCGCGCTATTTTGGGCGGTATTCGTCACCACGCCAGGGCCGAACGCGGTTAATTGCATCACCACCGGGATGAACCTCGGCTTTCGCCGCGCGCTACCAGGGGTGGCTGCGATCCTGACGCAGGCGGCGCTGTTTCTGGCGCTGTCGGCGCTGGGTATCACGGCGCTGATCGCGGCATCGCCGCAGGTGTTCGAGGTGGCTAAGCTAATCGGCGCGGGCGTGCTGATCTGGCTGGGTATTCGCACGTGGCGACAAGCAAGCAGACCGGTCAGCGCCGGGGCCGTGTCTGGCGGGTCGGTCTATGGCCGCGCATTTCTGATTGCCACGATTAATCCCAAAAGCGTCGCGGGCTATCTGGCCGCGTTCAGCCAGTTCGTTCAGCCTGATGTGCCATTGGGCCAGCAAATGTGGGTGATCGTGCCAACGGCACTGACGCTGACCGCGCTCAGCTATTCGGGCTATACCGCGCTGGGCGTAGGTCTGGGGCGCTCGGCGCTGGGCGCTGTTGCCAGCCGGCCGCTGCGGCGCGCGCTGGCGCTTTGTTTCATCGTTTATGGCGTGCTTCTGGGGTCCAGTACCCTACCGGGAAGGGCGTAG
- a CDS encoding GFA family protein, whose translation MLRGSCLCGAVAFTAGPPEGRAIACHCIECRRQSGHYFAAVPVAKDSVTFDCDDGLTWYRASGIATRGFCTRCGSTLFWRGDAGANVHVLMGSLDGETGLKLGAHVWVREQGDYCEIGGDLPQLQES comes from the coding sequence ATGCTGCGCGGTTCCTGCCTCTGCGGCGCTGTCGCCTTTACCGCCGGGCCACCTGAGGGCCGCGCGATCGCGTGCCACTGCATCGAGTGCCGTCGCCAGTCCGGCCACTATTTTGCCGCCGTTCCGGTGGCCAAGGACAGCGTGACATTCGATTGCGACGATGGGCTGACATGGTACCGCGCCTCGGGCATCGCTACGCGCGGCTTTTGCACGCGCTGTGGATCGACGCTGTTCTGGCGGGGCGACGCGGGAGCGAATGTGCATGTCCTGATGGGTAGTCTGGACGGCGAAACGGGCCTCAAGCTGGGCGCGCATGTCTGGGTGCGCGAACAGGGCGATTACTGCGAAATCGGCGGCGATCTGCCGCAACTGCAGGAGAGCTAA
- a CDS encoding GFA family protein gives MLKGQCLCGDVTFEVAGEPQHLSVCHCGQCRKQSGHTWASAAVPEADLAIVGTPEWYQASDTAKRGFCARCGSFLFWKAHDEDTISFALGALDAPTGLRLERHIFCEDKGDYYDISDGLPQSARS, from the coding sequence ATGCTTAAAGGCCAGTGTCTGTGCGGTGACGTGACGTTCGAGGTGGCAGGCGAGCCGCAACACCTGTCGGTCTGCCATTGCGGGCAGTGCCGCAAGCAGTCGGGCCACACTTGGGCGTCTGCCGCGGTGCCCGAGGCGGATCTGGCAATCGTTGGCACGCCTGAATGGTATCAGGCCAGCGACACAGCCAAGCGTGGATTTTGCGCCCGCTGTGGCAGCTTCCTTTTCTGGAAGGCGCATGACGAGGACACAATCAGCTTTGCCCTCGGGGCACTGGACGCGCCAACGGGGCTAAGACTGGAGCGGCACATCTTTTGCGAGGACAAAGGCGACTACTACGACATCTCAGACGGCCTGCCCCAGTCAGCCCGATCCTGA